The Lysobacter gummosus genome includes a region encoding these proteins:
- a CDS encoding MFS transporter: MSRFVLSRNFLLVWIGQMLSGIGSKLSSFALGLWVLRTTGSTTQFAITFIVTALPAIFAAPWAGALVDRWDRRTILMVCDVAAMTLMASLALLLSTGQLAVWHVYAVAATASLLETFRKPAFLASVPLLVPAQHLPRANGLVHSGEAAASICGPLLAGFLVSAIDFKGVLLIDASTFAVGIVTLLLVTIPRAPASTGAAPESVLREAVIGWRYVHGRPGLLGLLKVYGYNHFVFAIASVLIAPLLLSFSTPERVGMQYAISGCGLLLGGLAMTMSGGPKKRINGVLVFSMLGGVFLAAHGLHPTFLLVAVAGFVLFTMLPAIDASNNSLWQSKVPPQLLGRCFAIQDLVLNVAMAIGYCLAGPLSDYVFGPALLENGWLADSVGSVIGVGPGRGIGLMFVLLGVSMSLVALWAYGVPAIRRIDELEDVAAAEEKNQIIAEPSY, encoded by the coding sequence ATGAGCCGGTTCGTGCTGTCGCGGAATTTCCTGCTGGTGTGGATCGGGCAGATGCTCTCGGGCATCGGCTCGAAGCTGTCGAGCTTCGCCCTGGGACTGTGGGTGCTGCGCACCACCGGCTCGACCACCCAGTTCGCGATCACCTTCATCGTCACCGCGCTGCCGGCGATCTTCGCCGCGCCGTGGGCCGGCGCGCTGGTCGATCGCTGGGACCGGCGCACGATCCTGATGGTCTGCGACGTAGCGGCGATGACCTTGATGGCGTCGTTGGCCTTGCTGCTGTCCACTGGCCAACTCGCGGTCTGGCATGTGTACGCGGTCGCCGCGACCGCCTCGCTGCTGGAAACCTTCCGCAAGCCGGCTTTCCTCGCCAGCGTGCCGCTGCTGGTGCCGGCGCAACATCTGCCGCGCGCGAACGGGCTGGTTCATTCCGGCGAAGCCGCGGCCTCGATCTGCGGGCCGCTGCTGGCCGGTTTCCTGGTCAGCGCCATCGATTTCAAGGGCGTGCTGCTGATCGATGCTTCGACCTTCGCCGTCGGCATCGTGACCTTGTTGCTGGTGACGATCCCGCGCGCGCCGGCGAGCACCGGCGCAGCGCCCGAAAGCGTCTTGCGCGAAGCGGTGATCGGCTGGCGTTACGTGCACGGGCGGCCGGGATTGCTCGGCCTGCTGAAGGTGTATGGCTATAACCATTTCGTGTTCGCCATCGCCAGCGTGCTCATCGCACCCTTGCTGCTGTCGTTCTCCACGCCGGAGCGGGTCGGCATGCAATACGCCATCAGCGGCTGCGGCCTGCTGCTCGGCGGCCTGGCGATGACGATGTCGGGCGGGCCGAAGAAGCGCATCAACGGGGTGCTGGTGTTCTCGATGCTCGGCGGCGTGTTCCTGGCCGCGCATGGGCTGCATCCCACGTTCCTTCTGGTCGCGGTGGCGGGGTTCGTGTTGTTCACGATGCTGCCGGCGATCGACGCCTCCAACAACTCGCTGTGGCAAAGCAAGGTTCCGCCGCAGTTGCTGGGCCGCTGCTTCGCGATCCAGGACCTGGTGCTCAACGTGGCGATGGCGATCGGTTACTGCCTGGCCGGGCCGTTGTCGGATTACGTGTTCGGTCCGGCGCTGCTTGAAAACGGTTGGCTGGCCGACAGCGTCGGCAGCGTGATCGGCGTCGGCCCCGGCCGCGGCATCGGCCTGATGTTCGTGCTGCTGGGCGTGTCGATGAGCCTGGTCGCGCTGTGGGCCTACGGCGTGCCGGCGATCCGCCGCATCGACGAACTCGAAGACGTGGCGGCAGCCGAAGAAAAGAATCAAATCATCGCCGAGCCCTCGTACTGA
- a CDS encoding DUF6875 domain-containing protein, whose translation MKTELGQSPAPCKHAAAAAGHNDQTPAAMQSSAVPRLMRVSEVERECEPTSTLAGMLKWVREFIGAPHPNLGRSGSICPFVPGALNMDTIWISEVADAEPTVDSISEIIKEYRNVFLATEPTKSPDSINKAFLVAFPTLTARGAEGAALVDKVQYRLKPYFVDQGMMLGEFHSMNESPGLRNPDFRPLRSPVPMLAIRLMVESDLPFMTRDLYAPAERAAFLRSYLYRLGGSLKPSKFNEALEKLIVAEVAMRTVPAEASEAAVEPA comes from the coding sequence ATGAAGACTGAGCTAGGGCAATCCCCGGCGCCGTGCAAGCACGCCGCCGCGGCGGCCGGACACAACGACCAGACGCCGGCGGCGATGCAGTCGTCCGCGGTGCCGCGGCTGATGCGGGTCTCGGAAGTGGAGCGCGAATGCGAGCCGACTTCGACCTTGGCCGGCATGCTCAAGTGGGTGCGCGAATTCATCGGCGCGCCGCATCCCAACCTCGGCCGTTCCGGTTCGATCTGCCCGTTCGTTCCGGGCGCCCTGAACATGGACACGATCTGGATTTCCGAGGTCGCCGACGCCGAGCCGACCGTGGACAGCATCTCGGAGATCATCAAGGAATACCGCAACGTATTCCTGGCGACCGAGCCGACCAAGTCGCCGGACTCGATCAACAAGGCGTTCCTGGTCGCGTTCCCGACCCTGACCGCGCGCGGCGCGGAAGGCGCGGCGCTGGTCGATAAGGTGCAGTACCGGCTCAAGCCGTACTTCGTCGACCAGGGCATGATGCTCGGCGAGTTCCATTCGATGAACGAAAGCCCGGGCCTGCGCAATCCCGACTTCCGTCCGCTGCGCAGCCCGGTGCCGATGCTCGCCATCCGTCTGATGGTCGAATCGGATCTGCCGTTCATGACCCGCGATCTGTATGCGCCGGCCGAGCGCGCCGCGTTCCTGCGCTCGTATCTGTATCGTCTGGGCGGATCGCTGAAGCCGTCCAAGTTCAACGAAGCGCTGGAAAAGCTGATCGTTGCCGAGGTCGCCATGCGCACCGTGCCGGCCGAGGCCAGCGAAGCGGCGGTGGAGCCGGCA